CGGCGGGCGTGCAGGGTTTCGCCACGAACGTCGGCGGCCTGATCACGCTGCCGATCAGCCTGCCCGCCAACCTGACCGCCTCGTACCTGGTGCAGACGCACCTGATCGCGTCGATCGCCGCCGTGTACGGGCACGACCTGGAGAGCGACGAGGTGCGCACGGCGATCCTGCTGTGCCTGCTCGGCAACGCCGGGACGGAGCTGCTGAAGAAGGCGGGCATCAAGGTGGGCACCAGGCTCACCATGAACCTGATCGAGCGAATTCCCGGCCAGCTCATCCGTGAGATCAACAAGCGGGTCGGGTTCACGCTGCTGGCGAAGTACGGCACCAGCAGGGCGACCGTCACCCTGGCCAAGGGCGTGCCGCTGGTGGGTGGCGTGATCGGCGGAGCGTTCGACGCCGTCACGACGCGCGCCGTGGGCGCCTTCGCCTCCCGCTTCTTCACCGAGCGCGAAGCCGCGCCGCCGGCGGTCGTGGACGGCATCGTCATCGACGGCGAGGTGCTGGAGATCCGGGAGTGATTGGTCCAGCCGGACGTGCCTGAAACAGGCTCACGCGGTGGACCAATCTGTCTCGCGGAAAACCGGTTGGCGTTCCGGCGGGAAGCAGGCTAACGTCATGACCATGTTCTTCCAGATCTACTTCTGAGGACTTCTTCCTCCAGCGCCGCGCAGGCCTCGGGCCGCGCCGCGCCCTTCTCCTGGTGGCCTTAGCGGCTCTTCACGCGACCCCGTTGAACCGGGGGTCGTAGCCTTCTGCACGCCTCGACCTTCCGAGGAGGCGATCGCATGCCCACCATGCGCAACGAACCACCACACGACGGTCAGCCGACCAGCCGTGCCGCCCGGCGCGGTGCTCGTTCGTCCGGCGCGGTCCAGCCGCGTTACGGCGGGGGACGGGCTGTCGTCAACCAGCGCCAGTACGCCATGCGGCGTCGCTGACCAGCGACTTCGCCACACCTCAGGAGGCACACATGACCAAGAACGACGTTCCGCAGGGCGAGGCCGAGTCGGCGCAGCAGGAGCCCGAGCAGGAGTCGCAGGAAGAGCCTGCCGCCCCGCTCAACCGCGCCGCCCGACGCGGTCACGCCGCCAAGAACGACAGCGTGAACAAGGTCCCCGGCCGTCCGCAGCAGAACACGTTCGTGGGACGGCGCGTCTTCCGCCGCACCAGCGGCGGCTGACGGACCCCGCCGGCACGACACCGCTCGACTAGTCTCCGGTGCGCTATGAGCGCACACCTGGTGAGCCCGGAGCTGGTCGGGCGGTCGGCCGAGATCGGGCACCTCGCGGGCGCGTTGGCCAACGCGCCCGCGACGGTGCTCGTCGGCGGTGAGGCGGGCGTCGGGAAATCCCGGCTGGTCAACGACTTCACCGCCGGGCTGGACGCCACGGTGCTGCTCGGCGGCTGCGTCGAGCTGGACGGCCTGCCGTTCGCGCCGTTCGTCGCCGCGCTGCGGGGCATTCCGGTCACGGACCGGGAACGCGTCGACCTCGCACCCCTGCTGCCCGCGTTCGGCGCACAAGCAGCGGGGGACGAAGCACGTCCACGCCTGTTCGAGGGCGTGTTGTCGCTGCTGGCCCGGCTGTCGGACCAGCGGCCGGTGGTGCTCGTGGTCGAGGACGCGCACTGGCTGGACCGTTCCAGCCGCGACCTGCTCGACTTCCTGGTGCGCAACCAACGCGCGGTGCCGCGGTCGTTGGTCGTGGTCACGTACCGGTCCGACGAACTGGGCGGCCCGGTGCGGCCGTTGTTGGCGGAGCTGAGCCGGGTGCCGTGGGTGCGCCGGATCGAGCTGCCCCGCCTGTCCGCCCGCGACGTGCGCGCCCAACTCCGGGGAATCCTCGGCGCCGAACCGGATCCGGTGACCGCACGCGACGTTTTCCGCCGCAGTGAAGGCAATCCGCTGTTCGTCGAGGCACTGGTGGACGGCGGGGCGGAGCTGTCGCTGGAGGAGCTGCTGCTCAGCCGGGTGGAACGACTCGCCGCGGACGCCGTAGCCCTCGTGCGCGCCGCGGCCGTCGGTGGCAGGCGCATCTCCCACGACTTGCTCGCCAAGGTCCACGACGTGAGCCCCATCCGGTCCATTGTGGACGCGGGAATCCTGGTTGTGGACGGCGACGGCTACGCGTTCCGGCACGCGCTGATCCGTGACGCGGTGTACCAACGCCTCCTCCCCGGTGAACGGGTCGAGCTGCACGCCCGTTACGCCGCCGTGCTGCCCCGGTCGGTGGCGGCCGAGTTGGCCCACCACCGTTACGCCGCCGGCGACATCCCGGGTGCGGTGTCCGCCGCGTGGGAAGCTGCCGGCGCGGCACGGCGGGCGTTGGCCTACGCCGAGCAGCTGGCGATGCTCGAACGCGTGTTGTCCTTGTGGGACAACGCGTCCCACCTCGAAGTGGACCGGCTCACGGTGCTGGAAGCGGCTGGTGAGGCGGCGAGCCGGGCCGGGGAGCACGAACGCGGTGAGGAGCTGACCACCGAACTGCTGGCCGACCTGGACCCGGCCACCGAGTGCATCCGGTACGCGGCCGTGCTGGAGCAACGCGGTCGGCTGCGCGCGCAGTTGGGCCGGCCAGGAGCGCTGGAGGACCACCGCGAGGCCGTGCGACTCGTGCCGGTCGGGCACCCGATCCGCGGCTACCTGCTCAACTCGCTGGCCGCCCGGCTGATGCAGATCCCGCTCCCGGACGAGGCCCGAGAGGTCGCGGAGGAGGCGTTGGGAGCTTCCCACCACGCCGGTGACGACCCGTCCGAGGCCGCCGCGCTGATCACGTTGGCCGTCCTGGACGCACGGCTCGGTGACCTGGACGCGCAGTTGCCCCGGCTCCGCCATGCCAGGGCCATCGCCGAGAACGTCGCCGCGCACCGCGTCCGGCTGCGCGCTTTGCACTGCGAGGCGTCGCTGTCCGAGGCCTATGGGCGGCTTGAGGAAGCCGAGGAGCTGGCACGGCTGGGCATCCGAACGGCCCGCGAACTCGGGCTGGCACGGTCCGCCGGCGCGTCGCACGCCGTCGACCTGACCCGGACGCTGATCGGTGCCGGCCGGTGGGACGAGGCGCTGGAGTGCGTCGACCACGCCCTCGACCACGCGCCGCCCGCCGTCTACCACGCGCACCTGCTGTGCCTGGCGGGGTTCGTGGACGTGCGCCGGGGCGAGGTGGACCGGGCCGAGTGGGCGTTGACGCGGGCGCGTGAGCTGGCGGACGTGCCGTTCGCCCAGAACCCGCTGCAACTGCCCGGGTTGGAGGCCGAGGTGCGGCTGGCCCAGGGCCGGTTGGACGAGG
This is a stretch of genomic DNA from Saccharothrix ecbatanensis. It encodes these proteins:
- a CDS encoding EcsC family protein yields the protein MVDEPGAITKVQQSAVDHLLKVGISGFGPFKGAERMAVEALEKGLTPEEAIKHLIRTHVAAAGVQGFATNVGGLITLPISLPANLTASYLVQTHLIASIAAVYGHDLESDEVRTAILLCLLGNAGTELLKKAGIKVGTRLTMNLIERIPGQLIREINKRVGFTLLAKYGTSRATVTLAKGVPLVGGVIGGAFDAVTTRAVGAFASRFFTEREAAPPAVVDGIVIDGEVLEIRE
- a CDS encoding ATP-binding protein — its product is MSAHLVSPELVGRSAEIGHLAGALANAPATVLVGGEAGVGKSRLVNDFTAGLDATVLLGGCVELDGLPFAPFVAALRGIPVTDRERVDLAPLLPAFGAQAAGDEARPRLFEGVLSLLARLSDQRPVVLVVEDAHWLDRSSRDLLDFLVRNQRAVPRSLVVVTYRSDELGGPVRPLLAELSRVPWVRRIELPRLSARDVRAQLRGILGAEPDPVTARDVFRRSEGNPLFVEALVDGGAELSLEELLLSRVERLAADAVALVRAAAVGGRRISHDLLAKVHDVSPIRSIVDAGILVVDGDGYAFRHALIRDAVYQRLLPGERVELHARYAAVLPRSVAAELAHHRYAAGDIPGAVSAAWEAAGAARRALAYAEQLAMLERVLSLWDNASHLEVDRLTVLEAAGEAASRAGEHERGEELTTELLADLDPATECIRYAAVLEQRGRLRAQLGRPGALEDHREAVRLVPVGHPIRGYLLNSLAARLMQIPLPDEAREVAEEALGASHHAGDDPSEAAALITLAVLDARLGDLDAQLPRLRHARAIAENVAAHRVRLRALHCEASLSEAYGRLEEAEELARLGIRTARELGLARSAGASHAVDLTRTLIGAGRWDEALECVDHALDHAPPAVYHAHLLCLAGFVDVRRGEVDRAEWALTRARELADVPFAQNPLQLPGLEAEVRLAQGRLDEVAAVVRAALDLPNALVASRFAWPLVALGVRAGLPVPDMPVAGPVQAAWALTCRGEWPEAVAAWEALGQPLWHAEALFGLASVTRDPAAMRKAAELADGLGAAPLRDRIADLARRARVTLTGDGPAERARFGLTAREVEILRLVTDGLANREIAERLFISAKTASVHVSNILGKLGVANRVEAAATAHKLRLFE